A genomic stretch from uncultured Pseudodesulfovibrio sp. includes:
- a CDS encoding portal protein yields the protein MDTIERARSLLTRFSGLEEARQPWVSSWQELTEYMLPRKNSFTTIGVSNSFRGQTGDERIFDSTPMHALELLASSLGGLLTNPSMPWFDISVRDRQLGDSTDVRTFLQEARERMVTVFNAEDSGFQTHVHELYLDIALLGTAVMYVEADNETLVRFSTRPLGEVYVAESVRGQVDTVYRKYEISARQAIQEWGVNCSEETKRNAEDKPDEKVEILHAVYPRSDRNPRGLGVMNFPYASVYMETRNNHIVEETGYLEMPYMVPRWAKATGETYGRGPGQTALSDTRVLNAMARTALMAAEKMSDPPLMVPDDGFLGPVRSGPGGLSYYRAGSSDRIEALPVHVDLGATEEMMRQRRESIRRIFLGDQIAPEGPAITATEAVIRQSEKMRVLGPVLGRLQTEFLSPLIKRVFRIMLRSGGLPAFPKGLTPDDLDVRYTSPVARAQKQYEAQGLSQTMEYLGPLVGGADAFGIMDNFDTDRMARHVAELFDTPSDYLKPEKDVAAARESKSKAAGSAQTTATVASMATIAKTLSEAYTDRPNVLTDLWGMLAGALGVVGPPPEHMIPDPARPDDMPPDEALILQQMETNEEAPHA from the coding sequence ATGGACACAATCGAACGTGCCCGTTCCCTGCTCACCCGATTCAGCGGATTGGAAGAAGCGCGCCAGCCATGGGTCAGCTCCTGGCAGGAACTGACCGAATACATGCTGCCCCGCAAGAACAGTTTTACCACCATCGGTGTATCCAACTCGTTTCGCGGACAGACCGGCGATGAACGCATCTTCGACTCCACGCCGATGCACGCGTTGGAGCTGCTGGCCTCATCACTGGGGGGACTGCTCACCAACCCTTCCATGCCGTGGTTCGATATCTCGGTCAGAGACCGGCAACTCGGTGACAGTACAGACGTACGCACCTTCCTGCAGGAAGCCCGCGAACGAATGGTTACCGTGTTCAACGCCGAAGACTCCGGGTTCCAGACCCATGTCCATGAACTCTATCTGGATATAGCCCTGCTCGGCACGGCGGTCATGTATGTGGAAGCGGACAACGAAACGCTTGTCCGCTTCTCCACCCGTCCGCTGGGCGAAGTGTATGTGGCGGAATCCGTTCGGGGCCAGGTGGACACCGTGTACCGCAAGTACGAGATATCAGCCCGTCAGGCCATCCAGGAATGGGGGGTGAACTGCTCGGAAGAAACCAAACGCAACGCCGAAGACAAGCCCGACGAGAAGGTGGAAATCCTGCACGCCGTTTACCCCCGTTCTGATCGGAATCCACGAGGTCTGGGGGTTATGAACTTCCCCTATGCCAGCGTGTATATGGAAACCAGGAATAACCACATTGTGGAAGAAACCGGCTATCTAGAAATGCCGTATATGGTTCCGCGCTGGGCCAAAGCCACCGGCGAGACCTATGGCCGTGGACCGGGGCAGACCGCCCTGTCCGATACCCGCGTGCTCAACGCCATGGCTCGCACCGCACTCATGGCTGCTGAAAAGATGTCTGATCCGCCACTCATGGTACCCGACGATGGCTTTCTCGGCCCTGTTCGCTCCGGTCCGGGAGGACTGTCCTATTATCGAGCAGGATCATCAGACCGTATCGAAGCTCTTCCCGTGCATGTGGACCTCGGAGCCACGGAAGAGATGATGCGGCAGCGGCGCGAATCCATCCGCCGCATCTTCCTCGGCGACCAGATAGCTCCGGAAGGACCAGCGATCACTGCCACCGAAGCAGTCATCCGCCAATCCGAGAAAATGCGTGTCCTCGGCCCTGTCCTTGGCAGATTGCAAACCGAGTTCCTCAGCCCACTCATCAAGCGCGTGTTCCGCATCATGCTCCGCAGCGGAGGCCTGCCAGCCTTCCCAAAAGGGCTGACACCCGATGATCTGGACGTGCGCTACACCTCACCCGTTGCACGTGCCCAGAAGCAATACGAAGCGCAAGGGTTGTCCCAGACCATGGAATACCTCGGCCCACTGGTGGGGGGCGCAGACGCCTTCGGCATCATGGACAACTTCGATACCGATCGCATGGCCCGACACGTCGCCGAGCTGTTCGACACGCCGTCGGACTACCTGAAACCCGAAAAGGACGTGGCCGCCGCCCGAGAAAGCAAAAGCAAGGCGGCAGGCAGCGCGCAAACCACGGCAACAGTCGCCAGCATGGCAACCATCGCCAAGACCCTGTCCGAAGCCTACACGGATCGACCCAACGTTCTCACCGATTTATGGGGAATGCTCGCCGGAGCGCTCGGTGTTGTCGGTCCGCCGCCAGAACACATGATTCCCGACCCCGCCCGGCCTGACGATATGCCGCCGGACGAGGCGTTAATTCTGCAACAGATGGAAACGAACGAGGAGGCGCCCCATGCCTGA